GATGGCCCCGCTGACCATGTGGGACGAGAAGAACACCGGCTCCAACCTCCCGGCCCAGATCGAGCTGTACGCGACGGACGGCGGCGCCTACAAGTTCCTCTTCATGGCGAAGGGCGGCGGCTCGGCCAACAAGTCCTTCCTCTACCAGGAGACGAAGGCGGTCCTCAACGAGGCCTCCATGATGAAGTTCCTCGAGGAGAAGATCCGTTCGCTGGGCACGGCGGCCTGCCCGCCCTACCACCTGGCGATCGTCGTGGGCGGTACGTCGGCCGAGTTCGCGCTGAAGACCGCGAAGTACGCCTCCGCGCACTACCTCGACGAGCTGCCCTCCGAGGGTTCCCCGACCGGTCACGGCTTCCGGGACGAGGAGCTGGAGCAGAAGGTCTTCGAGCTGACCCAGAAAATCGGCATCGGCGCCCAGTTCGGCGGCAAGTACTTCTGTCACGACGTCCGGGTCGTCCGGCTCCCCCGGCACGGCGCCTCGCTCCCCGTGGCGATCGCCGTGTCCTGCTCGGCCGACCGCCAGGCGACCGCGAAGATCACCGCCGAGGGCGTGTTCCTGGAGCAGTTGGAGAAGGACCCGGCGCGTTTCCTGCCGGACACCACGGACGAGCACCTGGACGAGTCCGGTGACGTCGTGCGGATCGACCTGAACCGTCCCATGGACGAGATCCTCGCCGAGCTGACCAAGTACCCCGTCAAGACCCGGCTCTCGCTGACCGGCCCGCTGGTCGTGGCGCGCGACATCGCGCACGCCAAGATCAAGGAGCGGCTCGACGCGGGCGAGGAGATGCCGCAGTACCTCAAGGACCACCCGGTGTACTACGCGGGCCCGGCGAAGACCCCCGAGGGTTACGCCTCCGGTTCCTTCGGCCCGACGACGGCAGGCCGCATGGACAGTTACGTCGCGCAGTTCC
The DNA window shown above is from Streptomyces sp. Alt3 and carries:
- a CDS encoding fumarate hydratase gives rise to the protein MPEFAYSDLLPLGEDTTPYRLVTAEGVSTFEADGRTFLKVAPEALRTLAAEAMHDISHYLRPAHLAQLRRIVDDPEASSNDKFVALDLLKNANIAAAGVLPMCQDTGTAIVMGKRGQNVLTQGGDEEALSHGIFDAYTKLNLRYSQMAPLTMWDEKNTGSNLPAQIELYATDGGAYKFLFMAKGGGSANKSFLYQETKAVLNEASMMKFLEEKIRSLGTAACPPYHLAIVVGGTSAEFALKTAKYASAHYLDELPSEGSPTGHGFRDEELEQKVFELTQKIGIGAQFGGKYFCHDVRVVRLPRHGASLPVAIAVSCSADRQATAKITAEGVFLEQLEKDPARFLPDTTDEHLDESGDVVRIDLNRPMDEILAELTKYPVKTRLSLTGPLVVARDIAHAKIKERLDAGEEMPQYLKDHPVYYAGPAKTPEGYASGSFGPTTAGRMDSYVAQFQAAGGSKVMLAKGNRSRQVTDACDAHGGFYLGSIGGPAARLAQDCIKKVEVVEYEELGMEAVWRIEVEDFPAFVVVDDKGNDFFTEPAPAPTFTSIPVRGPGLG